In one Oryzias latipes chromosome 13, ASM223467v1 genomic region, the following are encoded:
- the LOC111948508 gene encoding myosin heavy chain, cardiac muscle isoform-like has protein sequence MFLRRLRDSGVEESSLKQNLSDLETKVQEITSMTSQLQTLAAELEGKKSLRGAYAGLSQAKKSASKLAKQLEKDLQRVTKKIQAQKPLEDRCKKQQQKINLLTESNANLKANLQELQMRVWDPEELSSELKKTKLTAKALSQENQELQKEVQRVQTTIVALEPQEKLLKETRDHLQTLQEKNLDLQNQLKNLQRHHEEEAALKQHYASILDQTKFLEEQNSILDSEILHLTLQCEEAKPWIQHFHEVTTDLQGLKQANSELMEKRDHLKKEQEQVSKRKQEYLQAKTHSLHLEKQKENISKEVKDLQENLKKEQGQVFQLEKQHFKAKSEVLKWEKEKTNIIKEMEEIQEKRKNLAEGKDKLAAIKANQRTAIDEKKALTSKLTAQRVALYKEKAGFRGDNGFSADLLEHKCKEETDRLQAQQEQNAVLQEVLLEIQKKVEKDSEMTLQFSSLKDEKKALEREVNSLKQAIMMLSQEYKDFRQKAEHLARIDKASKYAEQPPNAVLRPPRAPARAAVPVLEEPPAMTENTNRFHQQRAALRNHQGAVPKRVPGTRRV, from the coding sequence ATGTTCTTACGCCGTCTCAGAGACTCTGGGGTTGAGGAGAGCTCCCTCAAACAGAATCTCTCTGATCTGGAAACTAAAGTCCAGGAAATCACTTCAATGACCAGCCAGCTGCAAACCCTCGCCGCTGAGCTGGAAGGCAAGAAAAGCCTCAGAGGAGCCTACGCTGGACTTTCCCAGGCAAAGAAATCAGCCTCCAAACTTGCCAAGCAGCTGGAAAAAGACTTGCAGCGTGTCACCAAGAAAATCCAGGCCCAAAAACCCCTGGAGGACCGTTGCaagaaacagcagcaaaaaattAATCTCCTGACTGAGAGCAATGCCAACCTCAAGGCAAATCTTCAGGAGCTCCAGATGAGAGTCTGGGATCCTGAAGAGTTGTCCAGTGAGTTAAAGAAAACCAAGCTCACAGCCAAAGCTCTAAGTCAGGAGAACCAAGAGCTGCAGAAAGAGGTTCAAAGGGTCCAAACCACCATCGTGGCTCTAGAACCTcaagaaaagctgctgaaagagactagagaccacctccaaacaCTGCAGGAGAAAAACCTTGATcttcagaaccagctgaaaaaCCTCCAGAGACATCATGAGGAGGAGGCAGCACTGAAACAACATTATGCCTCCATCCTGGACCAAACCAAGTTTCTGGAGGAGCAGAACTCCATCCTGGACTCTGAAATCCTTCATCTTACTCTGCAGTGTGAGGAGGCTAAACCATGGATTCAGCACTTCCACGAGGTCACCACTGACCTCCAGGGACTGAAACAAGCCAATTCTGAACTCATGGAAAAACGGGACCACCTTAAAAAGGAGCAGGAACAAGTctccaaaagaaaacaagagtaTCTCCAAGCAAAAACACATTCCCTTCATCTggaaaagcaaaaggaaaacatttctaaagaagTCAAAGACCTCCAGGAGAACCTTAAAAAAGAGCAAGGACAAGTCTTCcaattggaaaaacaacatttcaaagcaaaatctGAGGTTCTGAAATgggaaaaggaaaagacaaatatcatcaaAGAAATGGAAGAAATTCAGGAGAAACGGAAAAACCTGGCTGAAGGAAAAGACAAATTGGCTGCAATAAAAGCCAATCAGAGAACCGCCATCGACGAAAAGAAAGCGCTCACCTCCAAGCTAACGGCCCAAAGAGTGGCGCTCTACAAAGAAAAGGCAGGCTTCCGTGGAGACAATGGCTTTTCTGCTGACCTTCTGGAACACAAGTGCAAAGAGGAAACTGATCGCCTCCAGGCTCAGCAAGAACAAAATGCTGTTCTACAAGAAGTGCTTTTGGAGATCCAGAAAAAAGTTGAGAAAGACTCTGAAATGACTCTCCAGTTCTCCTCtctgaaagatgaaaaaaaggctCTGGAGAGAGAAGTCAACAGCCTCAAGCAAGCGATCATGATGCTGTCTCAGGAATATAAGGACTTCAGGCAGAAGGCTGAACACTTAGCTAGGATAGACAAAGCCTCAAAGTACGCAGAACAACCACCCAACGCTGTTTTGAGGCCCCCAAGAGCTCCAGCCAGAGCTGCCGTTCCTGTGTTGGAGGAACCTCCTGCCATGACAGAAAACACCAACAGGTTCCACCAACAAAGAGCTGCACTCAGAAACCATCAGGGTGCCGTACCAAAGAGGGTTCCAGGAACCCGGAGGGTCTAG